The Haloarchaeobius amylolyticus genome window below encodes:
- the aglM gene encoding UDP-glucose 6-dehydrogenase AglM, with product MKVSIIGSGYVGTTAAACLADFGHDVVNVDIDEDIVASINAGESPVHEPGLDELIGEHAGDRLRATTDYDAVLETDVTFVAVGTPSREDGSIDTSVVEAATEMLGETLAQKEGKHLVIVKSTVVPGTTDEVVAPLLAEGGDLTIGEDVHVAVSPEFLQMGTAVQDFQNPHKVVFGTQEGDEWALDTLHDLFEPIFEAADPAIVETGLREGEMIKYANNAFLASKVSLINDLGNICKEFDVDSYEVADAIGLDDRIGERFLRSGLGWGGSCFPKDVAAIIAAAKNQGYEPPLLEAAVEVNDLQPERLLDLLADHVDLAGARIAVLGLSFKPGTDDVRGTRALPVIEGLRERGAEVVAYDPVAAESFRESYPDVDITYVDSAAGALEGADGCAVVTDWDEFAALDAEFDAMADPVVVDGRHVVERREGITYEGLTW from the coding sequence ATGAAGGTCAGTATCATCGGTAGTGGCTACGTGGGGACCACGGCCGCCGCCTGTCTCGCGGACTTCGGCCACGACGTCGTCAACGTCGACATCGACGAGGACATCGTCGCGAGCATCAACGCGGGCGAGTCCCCGGTCCACGAACCCGGGCTGGACGAGCTCATCGGCGAGCATGCAGGTGACCGCCTGCGCGCCACCACCGATTACGACGCCGTGCTGGAGACGGACGTGACGTTCGTCGCCGTCGGCACACCCTCGCGCGAGGACGGCAGCATCGACACCTCGGTCGTCGAGGCCGCGACCGAGATGCTGGGCGAGACGCTCGCACAGAAAGAGGGCAAGCACCTCGTCATCGTCAAGAGCACGGTCGTCCCCGGGACGACCGACGAGGTCGTCGCACCCCTGCTGGCCGAGGGCGGCGACCTGACCATCGGCGAGGACGTCCACGTCGCGGTCAGCCCGGAGTTCCTCCAGATGGGCACCGCTGTCCAGGACTTCCAGAACCCTCACAAGGTCGTCTTCGGGACGCAGGAGGGCGACGAATGGGCGCTCGACACCCTCCACGACCTCTTCGAACCCATCTTCGAGGCCGCCGATCCGGCCATCGTCGAGACGGGCCTGCGCGAGGGCGAGATGATCAAGTACGCGAACAACGCGTTCCTCGCGAGCAAGGTCAGCCTCATCAACGACCTCGGGAACATCTGCAAGGAGTTCGACGTGGACTCCTACGAGGTCGCCGACGCCATCGGGCTGGACGACCGCATCGGTGAGCGCTTCCTGCGCTCCGGCCTCGGGTGGGGCGGCTCCTGCTTCCCGAAGGACGTCGCCGCCATCATCGCGGCCGCGAAGAACCAGGGCTACGAACCGCCGCTGCTCGAGGCCGCGGTCGAGGTGAACGACCTCCAGCCCGAGCGCCTGCTCGACCTGCTCGCCGACCACGTCGACCTCGCGGGCGCACGCATCGCGGTCCTGGGCCTCTCGTTCAAGCCCGGGACCGACGACGTACGCGGGACCCGCGCCCTGCCTGTCATCGAAGGACTCCGCGAGCGCGGCGCCGAGGTCGTCGCCTACGACCCGGTCGCGGCCGAGAGCTTCCGCGAGAGCTATCCCGACGTGGACATCACGTACGTCGACTCCGCGGCCGGGGCACTTGAGGGAGCCGACGGCTGTGCGGTCGTCACGGACTGGGACGAGTTCGCCGCCCTCGACGCCGAGTTCGACGCGATGGCCGACCCGGTCGTCGTCGACGGCCGACACGTCGTCGAACGCCGCGAGGGTATCACGTACGAAGGACTGACCTGGTGA
- a CDS encoding PQQ-binding-like beta-propeller repeat protein, protein MRRRALLTALATGGTAALAGCNAGGGSCEPPPDNPDRPRDRWPLAGYGPTNTAHAPAGPTDPAVRWTATRETGSKPYLLGYFSTPLVADGQVFTAMRDYDVRHERSEEPGFLVAIDDQSGDENWRVDLPRLAGGSPALAGDRLFVGDAGGTLHVFSTEGEHHWSRDLGAPIGGCTVAGSHCYVADDSGTIHGFKLNGEHCWRHDPSGFLDGILGGESYAVNSAPAVDASGVYVTLHENPESRDNQIARVLAFDHDGSQRWSYGFPASYRPPNTPAVVDGTVVATAGNQIHAIDAESGDRQWRFVTGHDSTGAPATDGERVYVGAKNLYALSLSDGTEQWRVVNEATFVTVGFENGVPFLSRPAVTDDTVYLRAAGFDPVDGTHKWGDPTAEVEDDLSNDEYGRRPVVSAAVTGDALYLAHQLRGVVKLA, encoded by the coding sequence ATGCGCCGCCGCGCCCTCCTCACAGCCCTCGCCACCGGCGGAACCGCGGCCCTCGCCGGCTGCAACGCCGGTGGCGGCTCGTGCGAGCCACCGCCTGACAACCCCGACCGCCCGCGCGACCGCTGGCCGCTCGCCGGCTACGGGCCGACCAACACCGCCCACGCGCCGGCCGGCCCGACCGACCCGGCCGTCCGCTGGACTGCCACCCGCGAGACCGGGTCGAAGCCGTATCTTCTGGGGTACTTCAGTACGCCCCTCGTCGCCGACGGGCAGGTCTTCACCGCGATGCGTGACTACGACGTCAGGCACGAACGCTCGGAGGAACCGGGGTTCCTCGTGGCCATCGACGACCAGTCCGGCGACGAGAACTGGCGGGTCGACCTCCCTCGGCTCGCGGGCGGGTCGCCGGCCCTCGCGGGCGACCGGCTGTTCGTCGGGGACGCCGGGGGCACTCTCCACGTCTTCTCCACCGAGGGCGAGCACCACTGGAGCAGGGACCTCGGCGCGCCCATCGGTGGCTGCACCGTCGCGGGCTCGCACTGCTACGTCGCCGACGACTCGGGGACCATCCACGGGTTCAAACTGAACGGCGAACACTGCTGGCGACACGACCCGTCGGGCTTCCTCGACGGCATCCTCGGCGGCGAGTCCTACGCCGTGAACAGCGCTCCGGCGGTCGACGCCTCGGGCGTCTACGTGACCCTCCACGAGAACCCCGAATCGCGAGACAACCAGATCGCCCGCGTCCTCGCGTTCGACCACGACGGGAGCCAGCGGTGGTCGTACGGGTTCCCGGCGAGCTACCGGCCGCCGAACACGCCCGCGGTCGTCGACGGGACGGTCGTCGCGACCGCCGGGAACCAGATACACGCCATCGACGCCGAATCCGGCGACCGCCAGTGGCGCTTCGTCACCGGCCACGATTCGACCGGGGCGCCGGCCACCGACGGCGAGCGGGTGTACGTCGGCGCGAAGAACCTCTACGCGCTTTCGCTTTCGGACGGGACAGAGCAGTGGCGCGTCGTCAACGAGGCGACCTTCGTCACCGTCGGGTTCGAGAACGGGGTGCCCTTCCTCTCGCGCCCGGCCGTGACCGACGACACGGTGTACCTCCGGGCGGCCGGGTTCGACCCGGTGGACGGGACGCACAAGTGGGGCGACCCCACGGCAGAGGTCGAAGACGACCTCTCGAACGACGAGTACGGCCGACGGCCGGTGGTCTCGGCGGCCGTGACCGGCGACGCGCTGTACCTCGCCCACCAGCTCCGGGGGGTGGTGAAACTCGCATGA
- a CDS encoding outer membrane protein assembly factor BamB family protein has product MKRRDFLRGLAATGSLAALAGCNRTGGDAADLPGVGRADGCGAYEPTVEGTPGWHTVGGDPAGTGVAPAAAGPETPFSVDWTFPIDGVSGTTRPAVADGRAYTHDLNSTVYAVDTETGESVWQQGITEPRGSPAVGEAAVVVIAEDHVVGYDPATGEKRWSGPPGNPDLFSGSPVVADGTAFVPYGLSLYALDLADGSILWRHTTGEETVSTPAVVGDTVFYGDDDTYVYALDRASGEMRWRYKTETHIRCNVAVADGTAVTATIDGDVFGFDAATGDRRWAYSVGGEPAVVACDGANAYVGTRSRLYALDPETGTPCWSTGEYAGSYDSGLTIADGKVYVTATVGRDDGTVPAVLDAASGELRWKLDRGPDEDRLGFEHGPVVVDGAVYATGGGANTLRLTRMS; this is encoded by the coding sequence ATGAAGCGCCGCGACTTCCTCCGAGGGCTGGCCGCCACCGGCTCGCTGGCCGCGCTCGCGGGCTGTAACCGCACCGGCGGTGACGCAGCCGACCTTCCTGGCGTCGGCCGCGCCGACGGCTGTGGCGCCTACGAGCCGACCGTCGAGGGGACGCCCGGCTGGCACACCGTCGGCGGCGACCCGGCCGGGACCGGCGTCGCGCCCGCCGCGGCCGGCCCCGAGACACCGTTCTCGGTCGACTGGACGTTCCCCATCGACGGCGTCTCGGGCACCACGCGGCCAGCCGTCGCGGACGGTCGCGCGTACACGCACGACCTGAATTCGACGGTGTACGCGGTCGATACCGAGACCGGTGAGTCGGTCTGGCAGCAGGGCATCACGGAGCCACGCGGGTCGCCCGCGGTCGGCGAGGCCGCGGTGGTCGTCATCGCCGAGGACCACGTCGTCGGCTACGACCCGGCGACCGGCGAGAAACGCTGGAGCGGCCCACCCGGGAATCCTGACCTCTTCAGTGGGAGTCCGGTCGTCGCTGACGGCACCGCCTTCGTCCCCTACGGGCTCTCGCTGTACGCCCTCGACCTGGCCGACGGGAGCATCCTGTGGAGGCACACGACGGGCGAGGAGACCGTCTCGACGCCTGCGGTCGTCGGTGACACCGTCTTCTACGGCGACGACGACACCTACGTCTACGCGCTCGACCGGGCCTCCGGCGAGATGCGCTGGCGGTACAAGACGGAGACCCACATTCGGTGCAACGTGGCTGTCGCCGACGGGACCGCCGTGACCGCGACCATCGACGGGGACGTGTTCGGGTTCGACGCGGCGACCGGCGACCGCCGGTGGGCCTACAGCGTCGGGGGCGAACCGGCGGTGGTCGCCTGCGACGGCGCGAACGCCTACGTCGGGACCCGGAGCAGGCTGTACGCGCTCGACCCCGAGACGGGCACGCCGTGCTGGTCGACCGGTGAGTACGCCGGGAGCTACGACTCCGGGCTGACGATTGCGGACGGGAAGGTCTACGTCACCGCCACCGTCGGGCGGGACGATGGAACCGTCCCGGCCGTCCTCGACGCGGCATCGGGCGAGCTACGCTGGAAGCTCGATCGGGGACCGGACGAGGACCGGCTCGGCTTCGAGCACGGCCCGGTCGTCGTCGACGGCGCGGTGTACGCGACCGGCGGGGGCGCGAACACCCTCCGCCTCACGAGAATGAGTTGA
- a CDS encoding class I SAM-dependent methyltransferase, producing the protein MSDTPSTDPESFYDQYGTREWERLDRDFFHRLEWEATTEYLTRYLPDSGHVLDVGGAAGRYTVWLAEQGYDVTLVDLSSEQLGLAREKVSEYGVEGRVTLQQGDVRDLAFGDDAFDAVLCLGGPLSHVVDAAEREQAVGELRRVGRPGAPVFVSVMGLLSAVLNTVKETGRERLDDEYDDYAILPDLVREQDYTGDLCARHDVEPVMADCHFFRAAELEDLLADSGLLVETLAALEGVAATRRDAQDALDEDRKTVVREVNDLLREDRSVVDLSSHMLGVARVPGGE; encoded by the coding sequence ATGAGCGACACGCCCTCCACCGACCCCGAATCGTTCTACGACCAGTACGGCACCCGCGAGTGGGAACGCCTCGACCGCGACTTCTTCCACCGGCTGGAGTGGGAGGCCACGACAGAGTACCTGACGCGATACCTGCCCGATTCCGGCCACGTCCTCGACGTGGGCGGGGCTGCAGGGCGGTACACCGTCTGGCTGGCCGAGCAGGGCTACGACGTGACGCTCGTGGACCTGAGCTCGGAACAGCTCGGTCTCGCGCGCGAGAAGGTGTCCGAATACGGCGTCGAGGGCCGCGTGACCCTCCAGCAGGGCGACGTGCGTGACCTCGCCTTCGGCGACGACGCGTTCGACGCGGTCCTCTGCCTCGGTGGTCCCCTCTCGCACGTGGTCGACGCGGCCGAGCGCGAGCAGGCCGTCGGCGAGCTGCGGCGGGTCGGGCGCCCCGGCGCGCCCGTGTTCGTCTCCGTGATGGGACTGCTCTCGGCGGTCCTGAACACGGTCAAGGAGACCGGGAGGGAGCGCCTCGACGACGAGTACGACGACTACGCCATCCTCCCCGACCTCGTCCGCGAGCAGGACTACACCGGCGACCTGTGTGCCCGCCACGACGTCGAGCCCGTGATGGCCGACTGCCACTTCTTCCGGGCCGCAGAACTCGAGGACCTGCTCGCCGATTCCGGGCTCCTTGTCGAGACGCTGGCTGCACTGGAGGGCGTCGCCGCCACCCGCCGGGACGCCCAGGACGCGCTGGACGAGGACCGCAAGACGGTGGTCCGCGAGGTGAACGACCTGCTGCGGGAGGACCGCTCCGTCGTGGACCTCTCCTCGCACATGCTCGGGGTCGCCCGCGTCCCCGGGGGCGAGTGA
- a CDS encoding DUF998 domain-containing protein, protein MSRFTSPTSFERPTETTVARAERIAGVAFVVLAAEFLVGIMLAAAMAPAYELNPSAISDLGVMSETALLFNASLGLVGALNIVGGLYLYRVHGKRWLLGVFVLAGIGAIGTGVFPLDSPTGLHGLFALVAFLAFNLEAIGVATVVRGPMRVLSVLAGVVGLVFLVVMAFGDAGNTALFGPIGHGGTERMIVYPPMVWLLVFGGYLLARSEGDAEPASRLA, encoded by the coding sequence ATGTCCAGATTCACGTCTCCCACCTCGTTCGAACGACCGACCGAGACGACCGTCGCCCGCGCCGAGCGCATCGCCGGCGTGGCCTTCGTCGTCCTGGCCGCGGAGTTCCTCGTCGGTATCATGCTCGCGGCGGCGATGGCCCCCGCCTACGAACTCAATCCCTCCGCCATCAGCGACCTCGGGGTCATGTCCGAGACTGCACTGCTGTTCAACGCCTCCCTCGGCCTCGTGGGCGCCCTGAACATCGTGGGTGGGCTGTACCTCTACCGCGTCCACGGCAAGCGCTGGCTCCTTGGGGTCTTCGTGCTGGCCGGCATCGGCGCCATCGGGACCGGTGTCTTCCCGCTCGACAGCCCGACGGGCCTGCACGGCCTGTTCGCGCTCGTGGCCTTCCTCGCGTTCAACCTGGAGGCCATCGGGGTCGCGACCGTGGTCCGGGGCCCGATGCGGGTCCTCTCCGTCCTCGCCGGCGTGGTCGGCCTGGTCTTCCTCGTCGTCATGGCGTTCGGGGACGCCGGGAACACCGCGCTGTTCGGCCCCATCGGCCACGGCGGGACCGAGCGCATGATCGTCTACCCGCCGATGGTGTGGCTGCTGGTGTTCGGCGGTTACCTCCTGGCACGGAGCGAGGGCGACGCCGAGCCCGCCTCGCGGCTCGCCTGA
- a CDS encoding DoxX family protein, with product MSYQAANPLADEFEFDLARPVTAYWFALLRVITGWWFFHAGVTKLIDSGLNFSYAPAYLEGMTGTALGPIPVLMAEYFGWALPALVPLGETLIGLGLMVGALVRLASFFGVFFMVLFWVGNAGFGHGLVNGDLMGLLLFATMMVVGAGRYFGLDAIIEKTRFVKQRPKLRYLLG from the coding sequence ATGTCCTATCAAGCGGCCAACCCACTGGCGGACGAGTTCGAGTTCGACCTGGCACGGCCAGTGACGGCATACTGGTTCGCACTACTGCGCGTCATCACCGGCTGGTGGTTCTTCCACGCCGGGGTGACGAAGCTCATCGACAGCGGGCTGAACTTCAGTTACGCACCCGCGTACCTCGAAGGGATGACGGGGACCGCCCTCGGGCCCATTCCGGTGCTCATGGCGGAGTACTTCGGCTGGGCGCTCCCAGCCCTGGTTCCGCTCGGTGAGACCCTCATCGGGCTCGGCCTGATGGTCGGGGCGCTGGTCCGGCTGGCGTCCTTCTTCGGGGTCTTCTTCATGGTCCTGTTCTGGGTCGGCAACGCCGGCTTCGGACACGGCCTGGTGAACGGGGACCTCATGGGGCTGCTCCTGTTCGCCACCATGATGGTGGTCGGCGCCGGCCGGTACTTCGGCCTCGACGCCATCATCGAGAAGACCAGATTCGTCAAGCAACGCCCGAAGCTCCGGTACCTGCTCGGCTAA
- a CDS encoding VOC family protein produces MLSTLRWLALEVKYLGSAMDFYGETLGMTERRRSESEVAYAAGETDLVLRRPAAVPRGGVHTHYAFSIPATEYDDWWDRLAREHDLDEHVFGESRSLYLYDPDGNCVELGQSDVAGPGIDGVFEVVLEVADLDRAEAFYRDLGFGVVDRGEDRTRVRLQGPMALELWEPHLGLADARGGLHVDLGFAGDPDVVVDAVGDAACEVDRLDDDRVRILDPDGHYLTVRDEA; encoded by the coding sequence ATGCTCTCGACCCTCCGCTGGCTGGCGCTCGAAGTGAAGTACCTCGGCTCGGCGATGGACTTCTACGGCGAGACGCTCGGCATGACCGAGCGCCGCCGGAGCGAGTCCGAGGTCGCGTACGCGGCCGGGGAGACCGACCTCGTGTTGCGCCGCCCGGCCGCGGTCCCCCGCGGCGGCGTCCACACCCACTACGCGTTCTCCATCCCGGCCACCGAGTACGACGACTGGTGGGACCGACTCGCCCGCGAGCACGACCTCGACGAGCACGTCTTCGGGGAGTCGCGGTCGCTCTACCTGTACGACCCGGACGGGAACTGCGTCGAGCTGGGCCAGAGCGACGTGGCGGGCCCCGGCATCGACGGCGTCTTCGAGGTCGTCCTCGAGGTCGCCGACCTCGACCGCGCCGAGGCGTTCTACCGGGACCTCGGCTTCGGGGTCGTCGACCGGGGCGAGGACCGCACCCGGGTCCGCCTGCAGGGCCCGATGGCGCTGGAGCTGTGGGAGCCACATCTCGGCCTCGCGGACGCCCGCGGCGGCCTGCACGTCGACCTCGGCTTCGCGGGCGACCCCGACGTCGTGGTCGACGCGGTCGGGGACGCCGCCTGCGAGGTCGACCGACTCGACGACGACCGGGTGCGAATCCTCGACCCCGACGGGCACTACCTGACGGTCAGGGACGAGGCGTAG
- a CDS encoding DUF5779 family protein, whose protein sequence is MGDFDLDLRAVEDHLDEDDEDGDLVGGVELGILDGSTPPAEWIETVMNGRILVLHIEGDVNELAAGFARDVKKSGGELVHFRGFLIVSPPGIEIDTGRL, encoded by the coding sequence ATGGGCGACTTCGACCTGGACCTGCGGGCCGTCGAGGACCACCTCGACGAGGACGACGAGGACGGCGACCTCGTCGGGGGCGTCGAACTGGGCATCCTCGACGGGTCCACCCCGCCGGCAGAGTGGATAGAGACGGTGATGAACGGCCGCATCCTCGTGTTGCACATCGAGGGCGACGTGAACGAACTCGCGGCCGGCTTCGCACGCGACGTGAAGAAGTCGGGCGGGGAACTCGTGCACTTCCGCGGGTTCCTCATCGTCTCCCCGCCGGGCATCGAGATCGACACGGGCCGGCTCTGA
- a CDS encoding nitrous oxide reductase accessory protein NosL, whose protein sequence is MCQHDGGHHCQHHEQQRQSSAGPTRRAVLATGAAVAATGIAGCLGGSGDGETPAAVAIGDQDACDVCGMVISKHPGPNGQVFWKGEDPEGHDSPFRFDSLKQCLFPHRFEKTDLDWAAAATYVTDYSAVEYTVSQSEGSPYISSHTEPGSFGAAEDMYYVVESDVQGAMGPDFVPFSDQDDADAFADEYGGSVVAFDDISPALVGK, encoded by the coding sequence ATGTGCCAACACGACGGAGGTCACCACTGCCAGCACCACGAACAGCAGCGCCAGTCCAGCGCCGGCCCCACTCGCCGGGCCGTCCTCGCCACAGGGGCCGCGGTCGCGGCGACCGGCATCGCCGGCTGTCTCGGCGGGTCGGGCGACGGCGAGACCCCGGCCGCGGTCGCCATCGGCGACCAGGACGCCTGTGACGTCTGCGGGATGGTCATCTCGAAGCACCCCGGCCCGAACGGACAGGTGTTCTGGAAGGGCGAGGACCCGGAGGGCCACGATTCGCCCTTCCGCTTCGATTCCCTGAAGCAGTGCCTGTTCCCGCACCGCTTCGAGAAGACCGACCTCGACTGGGCGGCCGCGGCGACCTACGTCACTGACTACTCGGCGGTCGAGTACACGGTCTCCCAATCCGAGGGGTCGCCCTACATCAGCTCGCACACCGAGCCCGGGTCGTTCGGGGCGGCCGAGGACATGTACTACGTCGTCGAGAGCGACGTGCAGGGGGCGATGGGCCCCGACTTCGTCCCGTTCTCGGACCAGGACGACGCGGACGCCTTCGCCGACGAGTACGGTGGCTCCGTCGTCGCGTTCGACGACATCTCGCCCGCGCTGGTCGGGAAGTGA
- a CDS encoding NosD domain-containing protein: MESRYVLAVLAGVLLVSSTVFVVDVSPSEGAAVVDFDDTITMSDMTEAELRTARDRGLSVPQAEVFYSRYRYVVGHQGIASLVTELDRDGRERQFGTPLSIYVTDYSPAELTLTEEGYVRVERGVTRWVAVEEAHFVVNSSARRPGGAAILPFSQADDARAVADDYGGRVVDWETLRQHDFGASRLSMAAAEERIATRTAWADAAAADARQLTDRPVSVVVGQDAPTLDAAIAQAPPNTTIQVPAGEFTDVNLTVRKPVTIAGAGANETWLVGTGNGSVLRVFDHRVAVTGLSIRGIGEAQAAPNVSVDTDRWDAQVLRAYGYAASGIEFDHAPGSYVADVYIDTPTNGVTVRYSDGTVIERVRVDGESPWREGFMSTITVHSRMLVQDSTFVGGRDGVYMHRGDGTVVRDNHFQNLRFGVHEMYSSGTLVANNTATETNIGIVVMTAPEDNVVASNHVTNSTTGLDVAGRASYVVENTVVGNDRGLDVGSYRSYFARNVVVGNDIGITASTLIPTNTVVDNDVVANDRYVLASLGPVRVWTDAGAGNYWAGAPGVDRDGDGFIDRAFHPTGPVDRHAADSPDVHVLANSPAVDLLRSQQGSVPGLRASGVVDEAPRASPVRPDAVADALDWVQARANRTTASTTEVTA, translated from the coding sequence ATGGAGTCGCGATACGTCCTCGCGGTGCTCGCCGGGGTGTTGCTCGTGAGTAGCACCGTCTTCGTCGTGGACGTGTCGCCGAGCGAGGGCGCCGCGGTCGTCGACTTCGACGACACCATCACAATGTCGGACATGACCGAGGCCGAACTGCGGACCGCCCGCGACCGCGGCCTCTCGGTCCCGCAGGCGGAGGTGTTCTACTCGCGGTACCGCTACGTCGTCGGCCACCAGGGCATCGCGTCGCTGGTCACCGAACTCGACCGCGACGGCCGCGAGCGCCAGTTCGGCACCCCGCTCAGCATCTACGTGACCGACTACTCGCCCGCCGAACTGACCCTGACCGAGGAGGGCTACGTCCGGGTCGAGCGGGGGGTCACCCGCTGGGTCGCCGTCGAGGAGGCCCACTTCGTGGTGAACTCCTCGGCGAGACGGCCCGGCGGCGCGGCCATCCTGCCGTTCTCGCAGGCCGACGACGCCCGCGCCGTCGCCGACGACTACGGCGGGCGCGTCGTCGACTGGGAGACTCTGCGCCAGCACGACTTCGGCGCCTCGCGGCTCTCGATGGCGGCCGCCGAGGAGCGCATCGCGACCCGGACCGCCTGGGCCGACGCGGCCGCCGCCGACGCCCGGCAACTGACCGACCGGCCCGTCTCGGTCGTGGTCGGGCAGGACGCGCCGACACTCGATGCCGCCATCGCGCAGGCCCCGCCGAACACCACGATCCAGGTGCCCGCCGGCGAGTTCACCGACGTGAACCTCACCGTCCGCAAGCCGGTGACCATCGCCGGCGCGGGCGCGAACGAGACGTGGCTCGTCGGCACCGGGAACGGGAGCGTCCTCCGGGTCTTCGACCACCGGGTGGCCGTCACGGGGCTCTCCATCCGCGGCATCGGCGAGGCCCAGGCCGCCCCGAACGTCTCGGTCGACACCGACCGCTGGGACGCCCAGGTCCTGCGCGCCTACGGCTACGCCGCCTCCGGTATCGAGTTCGACCACGCCCCCGGTTCCTACGTCGCGGACGTCTACATCGACACGCCGACCAACGGCGTGACGGTGCGCTACAGCGACGGGACCGTCATCGAGCGCGTCCGCGTCGACGGCGAGAGCCCCTGGCGCGAGGGCTTCATGAGCACCATCACGGTCCACTCGCGCATGCTCGTCCAGGACTCCACGTTCGTCGGCGGGCGCGACGGCGTCTACATGCACCGCGGGGACGGGACCGTCGTCAGGGACAACCACTTCCAGAACCTGCGCTTCGGAGTCCACGAGATGTACAGCTCCGGGACGCTGGTGGCGAACAACACGGCGACCGAGACCAACATCGGCATCGTCGTCATGACCGCCCCCGAGGACAACGTCGTCGCGTCCAACCACGTCACGAACTCGACCACCGGGCTGGACGTGGCTGGAAGAGCCTCCTACGTCGTCGAGAACACCGTCGTCGGGAACGACCGCGGCCTCGACGTGGGCTCGTACCGGTCGTACTTCGCCCGGAACGTCGTGGTCGGCAACGACATCGGCATCACCGCCTCGACGCTCATCCCGACGAACACCGTGGTCGACAACGACGTGGTGGCGAACGACCGGTACGTCCTCGCCTCGCTGGGCCCAGTCCGCGTCTGGACCGACGCGGGTGCCGGGAACTACTGGGCGGGCGCCCCCGGCGTCGACCGCGACGGCGACGGCTTCATCGACCGGGCGTTCCACCCGACCGGACCGGTCGACCGCCACGCCGCGGACAGCCCGGACGTCCACGTCCTCGCCAACTCGCCCGCCGTGGACCTCCTGCGCTCCCAGCAGGGGTCGGTCCCCGGCCTCCGGGCGAGTGGCGTCGTCGACGAGGCCCCCCGGGCCAGCCCCGTCAGGCCGGACGCGGTCGCCGACGCCCTCGACTGGGTGCAGGCCCGGGCGAACCGGACCACGGCTAGCACGACGGAGGTGACCGCATGA
- a CDS encoding ATP-binding cassette domain-containing protein: MSDASEQPGAADESHTEQPTEQPTEQPSDQSESVETATAATTGQPVASATDLGVSFGDVTVFDDVSFAVPKGAVTALVGPNGSGKSTLVHVVAGLLSPTTGTVTVAAGGSRPVGFCPQEPTFRPGFTVEETLSFYADLLDAEVSVTETLELVGLDGVADRRVSALSGGMKRLLGLGQAVLGDPPLLVLDEPASGLDPAMRAHIFETIGAIADRGTAVLLATHHLVGAETADQLLVLDRGGIVASGSPEAVLEDTETESLEAAFRALVGDELTVRSGAESEPDRQAEDEETEGDR, translated from the coding sequence ATGAGCGACGCAAGCGAACAGCCGGGCGCGGCGGACGAATCGCACACCGAGCAACCCACAGAACAGCCCACTGAACAGCCCAGCGACCAGTCCGAATCGGTAGAAACAGCGACCGCCGCGACGACCGGCCAGCCAGTCGCCAGCGCCACCGACCTCGGCGTCTCCTTCGGGGACGTGACGGTGTTCGACGACGTGTCGTTCGCGGTCCCGAAGGGGGCCGTGACCGCCCTCGTGGGCCCGAACGGCTCCGGGAAGTCGACGCTCGTCCACGTCGTGGCGGGGCTGCTGTCGCCCACCACCGGGACCGTCACCGTGGCGGCCGGCGGCTCCCGGCCGGTCGGGTTCTGCCCGCAGGAGCCGACGTTCCGCCCGGGATTCACCGTCGAGGAGACGCTGTCGTTCTACGCCGACCTGCTCGATGCCGAGGTCTCGGTTACCGAGACGCTCGAACTGGTCGGGCTCGACGGGGTCGCCGACCGCCGCGTCTCGGCGCTCTCGGGCGGCATGAAGCGCCTGCTCGGCCTCGGGCAGGCGGTCCTCGGCGACCCGCCCCTGCTGGTGCTCGACGAGCCGGCCAGCGGGCTCGACCCGGCGATGCGGGCGCACATCTTCGAGACCATCGGCGCCATCGCCGACCGGGGCACGGCGGTCCTGCTGGCGACGCACCACCTCGTCGGCGCGGAGACCGCCGACCAGTTGCTCGTCCTCGACCGCGGCGGCATCGTCGCGTCGGGGTCGCCCGAGGCGGTGCTCGAGGACACGGAGACGGAGTCGCTTGAGGCCGCGTTCCGCGCCCTCGTCGGCGACGAGTTGACCGTCCGCTCGGGGGCGGAATCTGAGCCAGACCGACAGGCCGAGGACGAGGAGACGGAGGGTGACCGATGA